In Paludibacter propionicigenes WB4, the genomic window GCCGGAAAGCGACCACTTTATCAAGATGGCCGACTCAAACACCGGTACTGATAATAGTTTGCACTGGCGCGAAACACGCCAATGGTTCAGTTATCAACTGAAAAACAATGCAAAAAATGCCACTAAAGTAAGAATATCGTATAACCAGGGAAGAGAGCGTGCTGCAAACCTACTGATCAATGGTCAGAAAATCGGTTCGATTGGAGTTCCCCAGTCTCCAGGTACAACTGTAGTTATTTTGGATATTCCGGCTTCTTTGAAAGGGGAAAGCATTCTTGAAATAAAGATCGAAGCAGCTGCTCCACGTGTTTCTCCTCGCGTTTATGAAGTGAGACTGACCAACGAAAAATAACTGACTACTTTCAGGTTACTAACAACAAAAGAGCATCGTTCTGTCAGACGATGCTCTTTTTGTATACTTCAATTTCTTTCAGCGTTGGAAAAGAGAACGGCAAAGCGCTACATTATTTTGCAGCTTTGGTAATCACTATTTTTCCATTGTCCGGCACAACGTCGAATATCAGGTATTTCAATTTCCCTTTTTGGGATATTTTTGCCTCGACTTCCTTTCCATTTTGGGTGATACGTGCAGCTCTCCATCCTGTAGGAAGCACTCTTTTGACAGTTAACGGGAAATTATAAACCGCATTATCGAGGTTATCGGTTACCTGCAGCGAGATAGTCGATTTTGTGGTTGAAACCTCCTGAATTAAGGCAGCATTTCGCTCCCTGATGTATCGCACCACATCTCCAAACGTTGCAACCCAGAATCTGCTACCCTGCTGTTTCATATAAGCCAGATGTAATCTAAGTTCGGTAGACTGCGTAGGCGAATATCCGCCATCGTTATCAATTCCGTGTATCAAAAACACGCACCAACCGTTGAGCGAATCAGTCTTTTCCACCCTGTTGTTGAAATCCTTCTCAGTCCGGATAGAGGAAGTAGATCCGGTTATCAGAGAACTGATTTTCATAAAATCTGCCGGTGTTTTCGGTTCGATATATCCCTGACAATGTCTGGCAGCTATATAATATGCCGCACAGAGTGAATCGTTGCCCGGCACACAGTAGGGATAAGCTATCGTTGAGCAACTGAAGCCTTTTATATGTGCCTCAATAATTTCTTTTGAATTTTTCAGTTCTACCAGTTGCTGAGCTTTGGTGAGTCCTCCCAAATTGGCATGCGTAACTGTATGGCTCGCTATCTCGTGTCCCTGATCGGCTGCTTTTTGTAATGCATTCCAGTCCTTAGTCCAGTCCGAAGGTACAAACATCGTAGTCCGAAACCCAAATTCATTAAACAGCGGTATAGCTACAGCCAATTGATTGGAACAATTATCATCGAAAGTATAACTAATAGCACCTTTCCCGAATCCGTGCCACGTGGCTACTTCATAAGTAGCAGATTTTTTCTGCGAAAAACTTTTTCCACACACAGCGCTTAAAACTACTGCAACAAGTACAACACTTATTTTTCTCATTCTGTATTTTTATTTTAAATGTTTCTTCGGAACAAAAATACAAATTATTTAGCTGTTTCAACACTAATGTTTGGTTCTGCAAAACCTTTTCCGATGTCTATATTCTAAATAAGCACTTAGCCCCCATTTGTAACGAGAGCTAAGTGCTTATTCGGTTTTTTCGTGCAGCTACATTATCTGTGACCCAATGCTGCTATTATAGCGGCACCAAAAGCCATAGCAAAAACGATATAAATACCGATAACGATAGCAGCCCATATCAATCCGGCTTTTGCCCAGTTGGCTTTGTTGGGATTGGTGTCGCTACCAAAAGCCCATACAAAAAGCATTACCAATCCTACTACCGGTATGGCCGCAATTAAATAAGTCAGTACCCATTCGCCTGTAGATATTACAGGAACATTTTCATTTTCGATTTCCATTTGTGTAAGTGTTTCTCATCTTCCCCTACTCGTAAGCTTTTCGGGTTTTGCTCCTTACTCTTTTGCAGCTTTTCAGGTTACGCTGTTTACTTTTGGGGTCTCACAATTTTCAATCGCGGCTTTAGAAAACGCGAAACCCTTTATTTCTTTTCTTCTCTATTAATCTCATTAATGATTTCTCGTACATCTTTTGAAACAGCATCATAATTTCTTTTATTGTTTTCTGCTATTTGAATAACTACCCCAAATGACATTTTAAGAACAGGATCTAGAAACTTCTTTTTTTTGTCTTTATCTTGAAATATTAAATCTTCTATCTTACTCAGTCGTGAATTATAATATTTCTCTGCTTCATCAGTAGATGGCACATCTTCCTGATAATATTCAAGAATCATTTTCTTGAGTTTTTTATTTTCGATAAATCCAATTTTTCCACTGGATTTAAAACCCTCATAATTACCATTGTTAGTTTTACGGATGACATAAGATACTGCTATGTCAATACCTTGTTTTTTGTTCGATAAACTATCAATCCGCTCTTTTGTAAGATTTTTCAGGTAGCTGTATTGTTTAATTGCCTCGGATAGTTGCACTTTCTTTTTAGACATACTCTCTATGTCCTTATTCAAATCATCTTTTAAGTCGATCAGGAACTCCATCGCCTCTTTTTGTTGATGCTTTTCTTGAGTCCAACTGTGCAACCAAATGGAGAGCGTTACTGAAAAAACGATAATAAAAATTTCGATAAATATCTCTTTAGATTTTTCGATAATTGGTTTTTTGGAATTCTTCAGGGTCTTATATATTTTCCTCGAATGTTTTGTAATTTCGTCTTGCATTGGTGTTTGTTTTTATTATTTCTTTTGCTTCTTGTTGCAGCTTTTCAGGTTACGCTGTTTCTATTTTTCGGGCCTCGCGATTTTTAATCGCTAAATCCGGCTCAAAATGCAACAATTATCTGTTTTTCATTTGCAATACTTTTGACAAACTCTTTAATCTCATTTTTAAAAGCATAGTCTATTTCTGAGAGATTGAAAGTCAGCGTTGTATTGTCAGTTTTGTGTATGTACAGTTTGTTGAAATTATAATTAACACTGTGGATTTCCGACCATAATGCGGTTTGCTCTTTTTCAAGTACTTTTGCTTTCAACGAAATTTTCTCTTTATTTATCAAGATGAAAGCTTTGCCGAATAGTTCTACCATTCGAAATCCAAAACCGACCATCGTGTGAGATATTCCATTCAATGCAAAGATTCCAACATAAAACCAATCAAAGAGCGATATCTTTTGTCCGTCTCTAATTTTCAGGACAATCCAAACAATGGAGATAATAAAGAAGCCTACACCTACAGCAATTCCTAAGTACGATTTTTTCTCACTCCTTAATAAATTCTTCTTGATTTCCATAATCTGTTCTTTTATTCCATTCCTCCTCGTCTCTGATAAAGAGGTTAATGGTTATTTCATTTTGGGGTCTCGCAATTTTTAATCGCGGATTAAATCAACGCGATTAGAATTATGACCGTTGGTTCGCGAGACCCTTCTCTGCATTCATTTCGTCACTCCGTATATATCTATTTTTTATAGCTCCTCATTACAAACAAGCAAACTATCTATTATACTTAAAAATATGTGTTTGCCATTTTGTCAAGGGGCTCACTCCTTTCTCAATATAATTCTTAAGAGCCGCTTCCGCATTCGAAAACTTATTATTATCTGCATTACAAAAAGTATATTCATACCCTCCTTTTTGTTCTTCCTTTGCATATATTCCTAAACACTCTAGCAAATCAGGACGAGATAGATCAAAAGGAACATAGTCGGTGCTGGCTGCTACACCTGAATAACTGAAACCTTCAATGTTTTTATATAGAGATTCAATCCGTTGCATGCCATACTGAAATGAGATATTTAATAAAACAATTCCTCCATCTCCTAAGTAATTTTTAGCGCCGTTCAAAACCATTCGTCGAAAAGCAAAACCGTCATCCCCTGTACTCGATGGCGGATTAGCGATAATAAAATCGATCTTTCCTTTCATTTTCTCTAGTTCAGATTGATGCTGCTGCGAGAATGGTTGATATGAATCTGCCGGCATAAAAACAAGCTTATCTGCAACTTGATTCTCCTGTCCATTTATTATCGCTGCATCAATATTCGGTTGGGCAATATCCAAACCATACACTTTATCAACTCCCTTGATACGAGCGGCCAATATTGCTAAGCAACCAACTCCGCATCCCCAATCAATACCGGTACCATGTAAAAGACTTTGATTATCAATAATTGCCTGGATAAGAATATTGCTTGCCGGAGTCAAACTAAAAGTTCCTACAGGATGATAGAACTTAAATTTTCCCAGCCCATTAGTCATTTCCTTATTGAAAACACTATAGTCTCCACCCGTTCATTTTCTCTAATCATAATGAAATTTGTTTATTTTCACCTCTCCCCCCCCGTTTACATCAGGGAAGTCTCTTTACAAACCATCTTCCTCTGTTTTATTTTCTTCTTCCTTTTGGCGTAGCTCAGCTTCTCTCTGCTCCTTCCATCTTTCCGCACATTTTGCATTGTATTCTTCATAAGGTAAGTCCAAATCATCTACGCCAAAACCATATTTAATAAATCCATCGTAATGTTCAAAATCTAACTCATAATTGGTGTACTCATCGCGCATAAATACTTCAAACATAATCCAGCCGTCGGCATCTAACTCTTGCACTTCCGGGTAGTATTTAAACGTTAGGCTTTGCAGCAGATCATAGAATTCAGATCGCGGTTTTTCTTTGAAAGCAAATACCTCGTCGGCTTCCTTTCGGTCCTTTTCAATAAACTTTTGAATTTGTTCCTTGGTCAGCCAGTCGAACTGATCCCAAAATGTCGGATCCTGATACCTCGGTTTTCGGTACGACAGATAACTGACAGCCCATTCGTCGAGCTTTGGGAATACCTCGCGCAGATCTTTTCCGGTTTTCCATTCCTCAACCATATTGCGCAAAAACAAGATAAACTCATGTCCTACCCATTCTATTTTACGTTCTATCCTTGCCAGCACTTCCGGCCGGGTTTCGGTAGCGATATACTTGTAATGTCGGTTTACCATTTGGCGAAGCGGTTTTTTCAGTTCATTTTTGAAAGGCACATATACCGAATGATAAAACAGTTCAACTTTCAGCGGCAATCCAGGGATAGGATTGTTCTTCCAATCAAAAAAACGCAGATTGTTATCGTACCATGCTTCGGCTTCCTACATTTCTAAAACGTCGTCTTCTTCGTCTTCAAACATAGCTCTGTAATTTAAAAGATAGAACCTTATTCAACTCAGCATTTTATACCAGTCAAATTTTTCCTGGCTTTCGATAGAATCTTGTACTGTACCTCTACATAGTTCTACCAACTTAGCAGCACCGGTATACCATATTTTTTGTACATCAGCTACGAATCCACGGGACACCATTACTTCGTTCAAAAAATCCCCCTTTTCGCCCATTGCCATCTGTAAGGCGCAATCTTGTGCAATCAGGAAATAATGTATTTCCAACTGATTAAGTGTAATTTCCTGTTGGCTTAATACGATACATTTGTTGCGCAGACTATAGAAAAAGGATTCAGGCACGATGTCAAAAAATTTCTCCCGGTTAAGCCGACGATTGAAGTGCAGGTTATGAAACAACACCTCTTCCATGATCATTAGCGTCAGGTTTATTGTAACTATCCAGTTCTGGCTAGGAGGAAGCGTGATGGCATGCATTGCTATAGCCTCAGCATTTGCTTCCAGAAAAGGTTTTCGGTGATCGAAATAGTCAGCAATCAAATTTGCAGTAAGCTTATCTATTTCGTCTGCGGGAATCTCCGGTTCATGCTCCACTATTTCCGACGGGAGTTTTACTCCTCTGGCAGCACATTGTTTTATAAAATGGTACAGCCCGTTTTGAATGGCATTTTCAACCAATACCCTCAGTCGTCCGGGCATAAACACATCATCCCATTCGAAATCCGGAATTTCTTCCATACGGTAATGTGCCCGAATCTTCAGAATAGCATACTGTGGAAGTTTGGCATACGCGTCTACGTAAAATTCCCTGATTTGCGTGTCACTTATGCTGAAGTCATACGCACAGGTTACCATAAACATCGGAATGTCGGAATCTTCCGGTTCATCCACATTCATCCCTACAAAATTTTCCACGTCAGGATTCTCAGGGGAGAATTTTTCGAACCATAAAATATCAATTTTAAACAAATCGAAAGTAATGTCTAATGTTTTTTCCATACTGGTTAGTTATTTGTTTTCAACTAAGTTTTTTTGCTGTCGTTCGTAAAACGATTGACTACATACCCCCTCGTTATAAACAAGGGGGAGAGATTTGTAGAAACTCGACGTTTAGATACAACAATTTTAGCGTGTTGTTTCGGGCGAACTAACCTTGGGAATGATTTGTATAGTAAATCGTTTATTGTTTTCTTCATGCACAGTATCCCTATCAAAACCACCGTAGCCACTTCCACAAATTAAAACCTCTGTATTGTTTTTACTAAAATCAATTCCATGACGATACCAAAGAAGATAAACTGCCAATGCTCTTTCATAACTTGTTTTGTAGCCAGATATATTATTCTTATCAATAGTTTTATTCCAAGTATTAGCCATATTACCTTCAATAACCAATTGATATGAAATTCCATGATTTTTAGCTGATAATTTTTTCAACAATCGTTCCAAGTCTTTTCCAATTTCTAATGTAGTGTTTATGTATTGCGGTAAGATATTGGTCTGAGTAGGTTGAAAGATTTCTTGACCAATTAAATCTTTCGCAACAAATTTCTTTGTTTGGGGAAAATATATGAACTTTTTGGATTCAGTTAAAGGCTTAAACTGCTCATCGATTTGTCTTATCCAGTTTAACCTATTTAGCTCAATTGCCTGACCCTCTATTTTTTTATGCAACATTACTATCACCAAGACAAAAAGCACTAGCATTACAAAGAACAAGCTTGTCATCAAATCCGAA contains:
- a CDS encoding methyltransferase, giving the protein MTNGLGKFKFYHPVGTFSLTPASNILIQAIIDNQSLLHGTGIDWGCGVGCLAILAARIKGVDKVYGLDIAQPNIDAAIINGQENQVADKLVFMPADSYQPFSQQHQSELEKMKGKIDFIIANPPSSTGDDGFAFRRMVLNGAKNYLGDGGIVLLNISFQYGMQRIESLYKNIEGFSYSGVAASTDYVPFDLSRPDLLECLGIYAKEEQKGGYEYTFCNADNNKFSNAEAALKNYIEKGVSPLTKWQTHIFKYNR
- a CDS encoding polysaccharide deacetylase family protein, giving the protein MRKISVVLVAVVLSAVCGKSFSQKKSATYEVATWHGFGKGAISYTFDDNCSNQLAVAIPLFNEFGFRTTMFVPSDWTKDWNALQKAADQGHEIASHTVTHANLGGLTKAQQLVELKNSKEIIEAHIKGFSCSTIAYPYCVPGNDSLCAAYYIAARHCQGYIEPKTPADFMKISSLITGSTSSIRTEKDFNNRVEKTDSLNGWCVFLIHGIDNDGGYSPTQSTELRLHLAYMKQQGSRFWVATFGDVVRYIRERNAALIQEVSTTKSTISLQVTDNLDNAVYNFPLTVKRVLPTGWRAARITQNGKEVEAKISQKGKLKYLIFDVVPDNGKIVITKAAK